The Haliaeetus albicilla chromosome 11, bHalAlb1.1, whole genome shotgun sequence sequence AGGGGTTGCTGCAGGGGGGAGACTGAGGTGGATAAATGAAGGGGTGAAAGGGAggaggatgctggggggggtggggatgaAGAGGAGGGATGATGAGGGGGCTGAAAAGGGACACTGAAGGGGGAGCGATGATGGGGGAGCTGAAAAAGGGGATGAATGCTACGTGGGGGCTGAAAAGGGGGTCTAAAAGAGGAAATGAATACTGGGGGGGCTGAAAAGGTGGGGGGGAGATGCTGAGGGGGTTGAATAGTAGGGGATGTTGGGGGGGCGAAAAGAGGGAGCGAAAGAGAAGGGGGATACGGGGGGGACTGAAAAAGGGGGTGGcggttggggcggggggggagagggggatgCTGTGGGGGGTCGCAGGGGGGAGGGCACAAGGTCGGGCTGATGATGATGGCcgatggggtgggggggaggagaagacgcgaagccccccccccccccccgaacaaTGGCCAGCGCGGCCGCAGCAGCAGCGCTCCGCCGAGCTCCCGTGACCCTCCCGGGCCGCCGTACCCCCCCTCAGCGACCGCcggccccccctgccccttcccgcccctccccgccggccccATTCAGCCGGGCTCCGGCCTCAGCCGCCCTCGAGAGGCCCCTACCGGTCCCTTACCGCGCTGACCGCCGGAGGAACCGCTCGCAGGGTCCATCCCCGCCCGGCGGCCCCGTCTCACCGGGCGCGGGGGGGAACAaaggagccgccgccgccgccgccgccgcctgagGGAGCGACGGAGACGCGCGCTCCCGCCACAGGCAGCCAGCGCGCGTGCGCGCCGCCTCAGCGCTCCCTCCCTCTCGCGCGCGCGCCCCGCCCCCTGCCGACCAATAGGCACGGCGTTCTCCGCCGGCGCGGCCAATGAGagtaaaggggggggggagagcgcGCGCGCTACCCCCGCCCCCTTCGCCTCGCAGCAGCCAATGCGAGCGTGGCGAGCCCGCCACCTGGTGGTTGGGTagggggggggaggcagagggcgTGCGCTTTGACCAATAGGAAGAGGTGAGGTGCAgccggcgggaggaggaggaggagggggaaggctcGCCCCACCCTCTCGCCGCGCGGCAGCCAATGGGAGGCGTCCTCGGGTTCTttccccccgcctcccctcccctctcccccctcccttccgCTCCTTCGCCCCCTGTCTCTCTCCCGCTCTTGCCAACCAATCAGCGCGGCGCGATCGGCCTGGCGCGGGCTCGCTCCCCGCCGCAGCCAATGGGGGGAAGCGGGAGAGGGGCGCGCGGGGGCGGGGAGCGAGGCGCGTGCCTCGTGCCGGCCGCTCGCGGAAGGAGGGCGGCGAGCGCGCGCGGGCGCGCCAGCGGCGCGTGCTCTCctctccaccaccacccccccctcccctccccggcgcaTGCGCAGTGACCGCGCCACTGCGGCGAAGGGgaagggcggcgggggggggggtcccagagggagggggggggtccggggggtccccagggcaggcagggccctTAAGCAGCCAGACGTGCGTTAAACACGAGGTGATTTTATTGAATTTTGGGGCTCCTCTTGCCCCAAACCCCTGGTTTAcagcccagaccccccccccaaacccgtCGTGGGGGCTGAAGAGGCCGCGCTTAAACCCCCTCGTTACCCTCTGGCTTCGTTAGGGAGAGACCCCCAAATTGgggaaaatttgaaaaaaatggggaagaaaagaaacgGCAACGGAGCCCCGGTGAGCACCCAGCGCGACGTCGTCGTCATCATCGTGTCCCCCCCGGGAAatcggggggaaaaaaggggctTTTGGAGCCCCAAAACGGCGCTTTTCCAAAGAGTTCCAACCCGCGAGGGGAAGGGAGGACAAAAAGCGTCGATTTGGGGGGGCGAAAAGAGGAATAATTAAGCCCGAGTAATGAACCAACCGCCAAGGGCTGCTGCTCGTTGGCACTGGCTATAATTAGCGGCTCCCAGCGGTGTTATTATGTCGGAGACGCGTGCGTGTCCCCCAGCGTTCCCAGCGCGGCTTAATTGCCGAAGGAAATTAAGGTTTAACGAAGCGGGCCCCGATGGCCGTTCATCGCTGCCGTCTCCACGGCAACGTGGGACCCCGGTAAAATCCCCGGTGCTTGCTGAACCCCCGTGAATCTCCCCAAAACCTGCCGGCTGAGGCAGGGGGGTGttttttgggtggttttagCCCAATTTCTATGGAAATTAAACATCTGCCATCTGGTGGAACCGTTTCTGCCGGTTTTAGGGTCAGGGTGGGGGGTGCAGCcaggggcaggggggctggaaaTACGTCAGCGATGGAGGGGAGAGCCCCTcggtatttaaaaatataaatagaaataaaatatcgATATAAAACCATATAAATACATCAGTTAAACATCACAGTGGGAAACCGTCATCTCACCACCAGTGATAAATAACtcacggggggggggtggacGTGTTGATGTCTTAATGAACATCTTAATGAATGCCTGATCGATAATTAGGGAGGTGCACGGAAAAGAAGAGATGCCTTAATGTCTACAATTAATAATAAGACGCCTTAGCGAACGCCTGGTGGATAATTGGGGCACAGAGACTCATCCCTGCAGCGCAGTTGACCCCCCTCAACCCCCAACGTGTCGGTTGCGGTAGATCCACACGAATTCAGCCGTGTTAATGAGTTataaatgagaattaaataaatGCCAAGATACAAATGACAATTCACCAGTGTTAACGAGTCGAACACGCCACCCGGCGCCAGCGGTCCCGTTTACGGATCTCTGGCATCACCGCTGAGCTGCGCGCCCTCGGCGcgtgctggtgctgctgcctcGCTCTCGGTGCGCTGGATGTCCTCCTCGGTGAGGGTGACGGGCTggaatttttccaggaactggcTCTCGTTGCGGTGGGAGTGGAGGTGGTGGGGGCTCATGTGGCGCAGCCGGGCCGGCAGCGCCCCGAACTCCTCCTCGTTGACATCGCAGTCCCGCAGCCgggcccccagcacccaccagcgTCCCCAGAACCCCACGTCCAGGAGGCGACTGGGCAGCTCCCGCCACCGCGGCCATAAGTGCGGACACTGCGCCGGGTAGAGCGCGGCATCAGCGGCATGGGGGGCTTCGTAGACCACCGCCAAGAAGAAGAAGTCACGGTAACGTAGCCGGCCGGCCTCGCGGCGTCGCAGCAGGTGTTGGACGTGCCGATcggcggcggggctgcgggTGCCGGGGGAGAGGAGCAGCAACGTGCCAGCCGCTTCCACCGTCGCCGCCTCGAAGGATTCGGCGCTGGGGACGGCGGCAGCGCAGGCGGCCGCCCCTGCCAACCCTGCCAGGGaacccgccgccgccccgggacGGCGCCGAgccccctccgccgcctcccGCACTGCCGCCGCGTAGTCCTGCAGCAGCGCCCGCCACCAGCGCCCTGCCGGAACCgtcagcggggggggggctgggccccccctcaccccctcTTTGGTCGGGGCTgtgtgtgtcgtccccccccccagccaggggTCCCGGCtgccccccaagacccccccatTGAAGCCAGGGCTGTGTGGGTCACCCCCCGAGACCCCCCATTGGACCCAGAAGTGCCCAGGCtgccccccaagaccccccccccagctgaaGCCGGGGGTTtcggggctgcccccccccgcaagtgtcccccccccaaacccagggGTCCCGGCTGCCCCCCAAATCGTGTCCCCCCCAGTGAACCCAGgagccctgcccgcccccccaTACCCCCTCACTGACCCCAAGAGTGTCGGGGTGCcctccccagacccccccccccccgttgctctgttccccccccccggacccagGGGTGCCCCGGTCCCAATCGCCCGCGCCCCCCAAGGTCCCAGCCCCCGCCAATTGCCTCCAGGTCCCCCCGTTGTCCCGGTCCCCCCCCCTCACCGATGCGACTCTCGGCGAGGCGCCCCCAGAGGCCGCGGCCCCCCCcgaccgccgccgccgccatgacCGGAAGCGGGTCCCGCCGGGACGGATCCGGCGACGGACCGGGAGGAACCATCGCGGGGGGGGAACCAAGTTGGCGGGGCGAAGGGGGGGAAGCGGGAGAGGGACGGACCGGGAGGAACCATCACcaccgcggcgggggggggaagggaaagaacCACGTCGGCGGCGCCGGGCGGTGAGCGGGGACCGGGacaccggggcgggggggagggcaCCGGGAGCACCGAGCCCCGGGGACCCCGAGG is a genomic window containing:
- the TIMM29 gene encoding mitochondrial import inner membrane translocase subunit Tim29, with product MVPPGPSPDPSRRDPLPVMAAAAVGGGRGLWGRLAESRIGRWWRALLQDYAAAVREAAEGARRRPGAAAGSLAGLAGAAACAAAVPSAESFEAATVEAAGTLLLLSPGTRSPAADRHVQHLLRRREAGRLRYRDFFFLAVVYEAPHAADAALYPAQCPHLWPRWRELPSRLLDVGFWGRWWVLGARLRDCDVNEEEFGALPARLRHMSPHHLHSHRNESQFLEKFQPVTLTEEDIQRTESEAAAPARAEGAQLSGDARDP